The DNA sequence GGACGAAAGCACCGGAAACAATATTTCAGGAGCCTGGCGCGATGCGCGTAACGCCAGATCGTAATTGCGAATGGCACCCGGAACGTCCTCACGTGCGACCGCGTCTTCGATCGCCCAGAGGCGCGTCTGTAGATCGCGCCGCGACAGTCGGCTCGAATGCGCGAACAGACGCCGCGCTCGCGGAAGATCTCCTCGCAATTGTGCATGCAGGCCTAGTGTCACGATCGCGGGAATGGCGAGCGGCTCGCGGCGCAGGGCGTCTTGCGCGAGTTGCTCGGCCCGGCGGCGCTGGGCATCGCCAGTCGCGGTCGTCAAGAGCTTCATCGCCAGTTGCGCCTCGATGCGCCCATCCGACGGTGAGAGCGTATGGGCGCGTTCCGGATCGGCCGAGCGCACAGAATAGGCAAGCGTCTGCTTGACCGAAACATAGCCGGCGGCAACCGCCGCCAGCGCGAGAACACCCCGCGCCAACCACTCGCGGGGGGTCCGCCCAAATGCTGGCGAACGAAATGTCCGGCGCGCCATCAGGCGGCGGTATCCGCTTTCCCGTCGCGGCCATAGCCATAGCCATATTCATAGCCGTAGCCATAATGGGCCTTGCGCACCTCGAACTTAGTGAGAATGCCGCCGAGGATGTGGGCGTTGGCGGCAGCGAGCCGAGCGAGGGCGGTTTTGACCAGGCTCGAGCGGATACGATGGGATTCGACCGTGTAGACGACGCCTTCGACCCGGCTCGCGATGAGCGGCGCGTCGGCAAGTCCCATCACCGGCGGAGAGTCGATCACGATATGGTCATAACTCTCAAGCAGTCGAGCGATCAGCAACTGAAGGCGATTGCCGGTTAGAAGTTCGGCGGCATTGGGCGGGATCGGGCCCGCCGACATCGCCGTGAAACCCAGATCACGCATCTCGAAGGTGAGTTGCGCGATATCGTCGTGGCCCGACAGGAAGTTGCTGAGCCCGCGATCATGGTCAACTCCGCCCAGCTGATGGATCGAAGGCGAACGCATGTCGCCATCGACGAGAATGACCTTCTTTTGCGCGCGCGCCAGCATCGTCGCGATGGCGAGCGCGGTAGTCGACTTGCCTTCTGCGGGCCTCGTCGAGGTTACGGCAAGCGATCGCGGCACGCCATGCTCGGTGGTGAAACCAAGGCTCGTCTGGATGGCAAGATAGGCATCGACCAGATCGGACTTGCGATCGAGAAGCGCTTCGCGCGGCGATTCGTTTTCGACCTTGGGCACCGACCCCAGAAGCGGCAGGCCGAGCCGCCGCTCAACCTCCATTGGATCGGCGATCGCTTCGTCCATTTGTTCGAGTGCGAAGGCCAGAGCGGCGCCGAGACCTAGTCCCGCCAATAGCGCGATCGCAAGATTGAGCAGCAGGCGCGGGCTCGAAGGCCTTTGCGGCACGTCGGCGGTATCGACGACCGAGATGTTGTTGACACCAACGCCGCGAGCGACGCCGATTTCCTTAAAGCGTTGCAACAGCCCGTCATAAAGTGCGCGGTTGGTGTCCACTTCCTGCTGATAGATGTTATACTGGATGCTGCGGCGCCGCAGATCGAGGAAATTTACTTTCAGCTGCTCGACCCGCCGGCGTAATTCATTCTCGCGTTCCTGGGCCTGACGATATTCGGCCTGTACCGAACCGGAGACTCGACCTTCCTCGCGCGCGATCGAGCGGTCGAGCTGGTCGATCTGCGATTTAAGCGCTCGCGCTTGGGGATAGCCCGGCTCGAACTGTACCATCAGCCGCTCATAATCAGCGGCGAGTTCCGCGCGGCGCTGACGCAAGGTATTGATCGCCTGGTTGCGAAGCGCTTCGCTCGATTGGCCGTTGCGTCCAGCCTCGCGGAAGCGCGCTTCGGCCGCGATTCGGTCTGCGGTGGCTTGGGACAAGGCCGAGTTAAGCGTCGCCAGTTCGTCCGCGACGATCGAACGCTCGGCAGTCGTTTTGCCGTCTCCCGCGCTCTGGCTGGGCAGGTTGATGATGCGCTGTTGCTCGGCATAAGTGACGAGCTGGCGCTGCGATTCGTCGAGGCGTTCCTTGGCCTGGACAAGTTCGCGCTGAAGCAGGTTACGGCCATAGGAGGTCGCCTGCACCTTGCGCTCAAGATTGATTTGAATGAAATTCTCGGACCATGCATTTGCAACGCGCGCCGAGAATGCGGCATCGGGGCTCATCACGCGGATCTCGACGAGACGTGAGAGACGGGTTGGTGCGATGTCGATGTTGTCGAGCAGGAATTCGCCGGCGATGCGCTGGCGGGTCGCCCGGCCGCTCGCCGAATAACGGCCATTGACCTGCTGAAATGCCGGATCTTCCTGATCGACGCCGAACCGTTCGAAAAATGCTCTGTCGTCAACGAGACGAAGCTGCGCGGCGACGCGTTCGGCGAGCGTGCGTGAGCGCAGCAGCCCATATTGGGTCTGGTAGAATTCCTGATCCGCGACGCCCGTCTCACGCTCCATTCCTTGGAAGTTCGTAACCTGGTTGGATTCGCGAGCGATTTCGATCGTCGCGGCAGCGGTATATTGAGGCGTCATCAGGAGCGTCGCGATCAGGCCCAGAATAAGGCATGCCGCCGCGGCGCCGAGGATCAGGTAGCGCCAGCGCATCGCGATGCGCAGATACTGGCGGATGATCGGCATCGGCTCGCCGCCGCCCGCAGGTGCGCCCACGCCGACCGCCGGACTTGCCGGCACTCCGGCACGCAGATTGGGATTGACCAGGTTCATGGTGGTTCGCCTTATTGCAGCACGGCGATAAGCGGCGACGCAAGCAACGGCGACAGCGCGACAAAATCGCGGAACAGTCGGCGCTGCGGAGAGTCGCCGACAATGATGACGTCGTTGGCATAAACCGGCGGGTCCTCATAGGCGCCCCGGCGGATTGCCGCGATGTTGTACAGTCCGGCCATTTTCCGATCGCCAACCTTGCGCAGGATCACGACATCCTCTTGCCGCGCGAACTCGGAAAGGCCCTTGGCCGACGCGATCACGCGCATCAGCGTCATCTGATTGGTGACCGGATAAAGCCCCGGCTCGACGACCTGCCCATCGATCGTCACGACTTGGCTGACCGAGCTTTTGATGTTCACCGTCACCTCGGGATCGCGGACATAGCGCGCGCGCAAGGCTATCTCGATCGCCGCAGCGAGTTCCTGCGCGGTCTTGCCGCGCGCATCGATGGTACCGGCGAGCGGCATCGCGATGCGGCCGCTCGCGTCAACCTGCATTTCGCGGCTGAGGTTTTCGATACCGAAGACATCGACCTCGATCGTATCGAGAGGGCCGATCAGGGCGGGCCGGTCGGCTGCGGTCAAGTCGCTGCGATCGGGTGCAGGCAAAACCTGGCTTCCTTCGATGACCGTCAGACTCGCGCTGGATCGAATGGGCTCGGGGGCACCGCAGCTTGTGACTGCCAGCGCAACACATAGAATGGGGATCGGAAAACGCATGTGGGCGGAGGTTCTTCCAAAGAAAGGAAACGACGAGGGCTATAGGTCCCTGACGCCCGTCGGTAAAGCAGCGTGAGGCTTGGCGGCGCTCCCCCGTGCCAGCCATACGGCAGCGATTGTTGCGAGCGCCATAATTATGGGCGTGCGCGCCGGATAATCGGTCGCGCTCGCCACCAAGATGAGGAAGAGCGTCGCGGAGCCTAAACGCGCGAAGGTGATGGTTTTACTTGCTGGCATACGCCACATGCGGACGGTTGCGATCAGCCACCATCCGATCGCCGCGCCAAGCACGGCAAGAGCCAGCAAACCGCCGTCGAGCGCGATACCCAGAAAGTCGTTATGCGCCTGATTGAAATAGGTGAATTTCAGCAGCGCGAGCGGCTCATGAATCCGGAATACTGGGTCGAACCCCCCGAAACCCGATCCGAACGGAAAATAAGCGCGGATCATCGTCAGCACACTGGGGAGCGCTCGTGCACGCATATCTTCATTCGTTTCAAGATGGATCAGCCGGTCAATCGATTCGGCGCGATCGGCCGCGAAGCTCAACCATACGAAGCCGCCAATTGTGATCAGCCCCAAACAGAGCACCGCCGGCAACACCCAGGCCGGGGCGTGCTTGAGGCGGCGCCGCAGATGGTGACCGATCAATATCGGCGCGATCACAAGCGCAATCGCGCCAAGCAGCATGCCGCTCCGCGACCCGGTTGCAAGGATCGTAAGCACGAATAGCAGAATGAGCCCACCAGCGACCGGAGCTCGCCAGCCCGGCGCGTCGCGCGTACTGAACGCCCAGACCGGCGCAAGTAGGCAGCCGATCGCCAGCAGCAGCGCAAAATGGTTGCGATTGGCGAATATGCTGCTGACTTGCCCAGGTACATCGTTCAGCAATGGGTTGTCGAAGCGGGCGCCGGAAAATTGCAGAAGGCCGAGCAGTACGGCCGATCCTATCATCGCAAGCAGAATCGATGGCAGCCAGCCGCGAGCTGTTTCATCAGCTTGCGCGAGCAACAATAGCGTCGCCGCCGGGACGACGAGCGACGCCAGTGCATTGCGCGTGGCGGCGGGGGTCATTGTCCAGGGGCGGAAAGACGGTGGTTCGCCGGGGAGGAGCAAAATATCGCGGCCCGGCAATGCCTGCCACCA is a window from the Sphingomonas sp. BT-65 genome containing:
- a CDS encoding polysaccharide biosynthesis tyrosine autokinase, which codes for MNLVNPNLRAGVPASPAVGVGAPAGGGEPMPIIRQYLRIAMRWRYLILGAAAACLILGLIATLLMTPQYTAAATIEIARESNQVTNFQGMERETGVADQEFYQTQYGLLRSRTLAERVAAQLRLVDDRAFFERFGVDQEDPAFQQVNGRYSASGRATRQRIAGEFLLDNIDIAPTRLSRLVEIRVMSPDAAFSARVANAWSENFIQINLERKVQATSYGRNLLQRELVQAKERLDESQRQLVTYAEQQRIINLPSQSAGDGKTTAERSIVADELATLNSALSQATADRIAAEARFREAGRNGQSSEALRNQAINTLRQRRAELAADYERLMVQFEPGYPQARALKSQIDQLDRSIAREEGRVSGSVQAEYRQAQERENELRRRVEQLKVNFLDLRRRSIQYNIYQQEVDTNRALYDGLLQRFKEIGVARGVGVNNISVVDTADVPQRPSSPRLLLNLAIALLAGLGLGAALAFALEQMDEAIADPMEVERRLGLPLLGSVPKVENESPREALLDRKSDLVDAYLAIQTSLGFTTEHGVPRSLAVTSTRPAEGKSTTALAIATMLARAQKKVILVDGDMRSPSIHQLGGVDHDRGLSNFLSGHDDIAQLTFEMRDLGFTAMSAGPIPPNAAELLTGNRLQLLIARLLESYDHIVIDSPPVMGLADAPLIASRVEGVVYTVESHRIRSSLVKTALARLAAANAHILGGILTKFEVRKAHYGYGYEYGYGYGRDGKADTAA
- a CDS encoding polysaccharide biosynthesis/export family protein → MTAADRPALIGPLDTIEVDVFGIENLSREMQVDASGRIAMPLAGTIDARGKTAQELAAAIEIALRARYVRDPEVTVNIKSSVSQVVTIDGQVVEPGLYPVTNQMTLMRVIASAKGLSEFARQEDVVILRKVGDRKMAGLYNIAAIRRGAYEDPPVYANDVIIVGDSPQRRLFRDFVALSPLLASPLIAVLQ
- a CDS encoding O-antigen ligase, with translation MRNARPIRSPDHRFSLPLTLLAVLLGLLWLAGGASRGDATGQVIVRAGAWMVIAVAIFAGPRPALGGIRPVLILLVATIALPIIQLIPLPPAWWQALPGRDILLLPGEPPSFRPWTMTPAATRNALASLVVPAATLLLLAQADETARGWLPSILLAMIGSAVLLGLLQFSGARFDNPLLNDVPGQVSSIFANRNHFALLLAIGCLLAPVWAFSTRDAPGWRAPVAGGLILLFVLTILATGSRSGMLLGAIALVIAPILIGHHLRRRLKHAPAWVLPAVLCLGLITIGGFVWLSFAADRAESIDRLIHLETNEDMRARALPSVLTMIRAYFPFGSGFGGFDPVFRIHEPLALLKFTYFNQAHNDFLGIALDGGLLALAVLGAAIGWWLIATVRMWRMPASKTITFARLGSATLFLILVASATDYPARTPIIMALATIAAVWLARGSAAKPHAALPTGVRDL